From Paracoccus suum, the proteins below share one genomic window:
- a CDS encoding transporter substrate-binding domain-containing protein — translation MNRRQLFRVAVTAMALSGLGAFAHADTVANLKSAGKMRVAVLQDYPPFGSVGPDMKPLGLDVDLANMIAEKLGVTAEFVPVSAPNRIPYLQTGKVDVIIASLGKNAEREKVVEYSKPYAMTFNGVFGPPDVKVSGPEDLSGKSLAVTRGSTQDLIISDLVPKDAELKRFEDSTGTQAAYMSGQADLFVTGNITAFMVAKDAKRPLETKFKLNDEGAYVGAVKGDTAFISAINEAIDALKADGKLNELSEKWLGEPAPANL, via the coding sequence ATGAATCGTCGTCAACTGTTCCGCGTCGCGGTCACCGCCATGGCCCTGTCGGGCCTCGGGGCCTTCGCACATGCGGACACGGTCGCCAACCTGAAGTCCGCCGGCAAGATGCGCGTCGCGGTCTTGCAGGACTATCCGCCGTTCGGCTCCGTCGGGCCCGACATGAAGCCCCTCGGGCTGGATGTGGACCTGGCGAACATGATCGCCGAAAAGCTGGGCGTAACTGCCGAGTTCGTCCCGGTCTCGGCGCCAAACCGGATTCCGTACCTGCAAACCGGCAAGGTCGATGTCATCATCGCCTCGCTCGGCAAGAATGCCGAGCGCGAGAAGGTGGTCGAGTATTCGAAGCCCTACGCGATGACCTTCAACGGCGTCTTCGGTCCGCCCGACGTCAAGGTCTCGGGTCCCGAGGATCTGTCCGGCAAGTCGCTGGCCGTCACGCGTGGCTCGACCCAAGACCTGATCATCTCGGACCTGGTGCCCAAGGACGCCGAACTGAAGCGTTTCGAGGACAGCACCGGCACGCAGGCCGCCTACATGTCCGGCCAGGCCGATCTGTTCGTCACCGGCAACATCACGGCTTTCATGGTCGCCAAGGACGCCAAGCGCCCGCTGGAGACCAAGTTCAAGCTGAATGACGAGGGCGCCTATGTCGGTGCCGTCAAGGGCGACACCGCCTTCATTAGTGCGATCAATGAGGCGATCGACGCGTTGAAGGCGGACGGCAAGCTGAACGAGTTGTCCGAGAAGTGGCTGGGCGAGCCCGCACCGGCCAATCTTTGA
- a CDS encoding LysR family transcriptional regulator, producing the protein MRLNARLVECFNAVMTVGTVTAAATMLNTSQPAVSRSIKQLESATGLKLFQREKGRLIPTAHALAFFEEVKKSFSGLDQLGRVAASLRGHQSGSVSIVCAPVFSYGFVADAASRFLDKYEAVSLSVDTQSSPTIGEWMAAQRFDIAVARYHSPPGSVIATPFSEPEEVCVLPPYHPLAARKLLTAKDLQGSRFVFLGNKDPYRFRLDTVFDRAGIDRDLVVETPHSASACSMVLKGAGIAIVNPFTAVDFLPHGLIMRRFANSLPFTTTLLRARHRPASPLVDLFIKELYLTRDRYLEIAARALE; encoded by the coding sequence ATGCGGCTAAATGCGAGACTGGTCGAGTGCTTCAATGCGGTGATGACCGTGGGCACGGTGACCGCCGCGGCGACCATGCTGAACACGTCGCAGCCGGCCGTCAGCCGGTCGATCAAGCAGCTTGAATCGGCCACCGGGCTAAAGCTGTTCCAGCGCGAAAAGGGCCGTCTGATCCCGACCGCGCATGCGCTTGCTTTCTTCGAGGAGGTCAAGAAATCCTTCAGCGGCCTCGATCAGCTGGGCCGGGTCGCCGCCAGCCTGCGCGGTCACCAGAGCGGCAGCGTCAGTATCGTCTGCGCACCGGTATTCTCGTATGGTTTCGTCGCCGACGCAGCCAGCCGGTTCCTCGACAAATACGAGGCCGTCAGCCTCAGCGTGGACACCCAGTCCTCGCCCACGATCGGCGAGTGGATGGCCGCGCAGCGCTTCGACATTGCGGTGGCCCGCTATCATTCGCCACCTGGTAGCGTAATCGCGACGCCCTTTTCCGAGCCGGAGGAGGTGTGTGTGCTTCCCCCCTACCATCCCCTCGCGGCGCGCAAATTGTTGACGGCCAAGGACCTTCAGGGATCGCGCTTCGTCTTCTTGGGGAATAAGGACCCGTACCGTTTCAGGCTCGACACCGTGTTCGACCGGGCCGGGATCGACCGCGACCTAGTGGTCGAAACGCCCCATTCCGCCTCGGCCTGCAGCATGGTTCTGAAGGGGGCCGGCATCGCCATCGTCAATCCGTTCACGGCGGTCGACTTCCTGCCGCACGGCCTGATCATGCGCCGCTTTGCCAACAGCCTGCCATTCACGACCACGCTGCTGCGCGCCCGCCACCGTCCAGCATCGCCCTTGGTCGATCTGTTCATCAAGGAACTGTATCTGACCCGCGACCGCTACCTCGAGATCGCAGCGCGCGCCCTGGAATAG
- a CDS encoding amino acid ABC transporter permease: MVYDFDYSWLAEYWPLLSKGVLVTLLLILVGGVLGVGLGIFCAWVRTDGPKALRPIVAVYVEVIRNTPFLVQLYFIFFGLPSIGLSMSSNFAAGLTVMINLGAYSSEIVRAGLEATPRGQFEAGASLAMSRLQTFWYVVLNPALKRIWPALTSQLIIVMFSTAVVSQVSVEDITFAANFIQSRNFRAFETYIVATLLYLVLALVLRQALNGVGYLMFAQRGPRK, translated from the coding sequence ATGGTTTACGATTTCGACTACAGCTGGCTGGCGGAATACTGGCCGCTTCTGAGCAAAGGCGTGCTGGTCACGTTGCTGCTGATCCTGGTTGGCGGCGTGCTGGGCGTGGGCTTGGGCATCTTCTGCGCCTGGGTTCGCACCGACGGTCCCAAGGCGCTGCGGCCGATCGTGGCCGTCTATGTCGAGGTGATCCGCAACACCCCGTTCCTCGTCCAGCTCTATTTCATCTTTTTCGGCCTGCCGTCGATCGGCCTGTCCATGTCGAGCAATTTCGCGGCCGGGCTTACGGTCATGATCAATCTCGGTGCCTATAGCAGCGAGATCGTGCGCGCAGGTCTCGAGGCGACGCCGCGCGGCCAGTTCGAGGCGGGCGCCAGCCTCGCGATGAGCCGGCTGCAGACCTTCTGGTATGTGGTGCTGAACCCGGCCCTCAAGCGGATCTGGCCGGCCCTCACCTCGCAGCTGATCATTGTCATGTTCTCAACGGCCGTGGTCTCGCAGGTTTCGGTCGAGGACATCACCTTTGCCGCCAACTTCATCCAGTCGCGCAACTTCCGCGCGTTCGAGACCTACATCGTGGCGACGCTGCTGTACCTGGTGCTGGCGCTGGTCCTGCGACAGGCGCTGAATGGCGTCGGATATCTGATGTTCGCACAGAGGGGGCCGCGGAAATGA